A genomic window from Sorex araneus isolate mSorAra2 chromosome 2, mSorAra2.pri, whole genome shotgun sequence includes:
- the GM2A gene encoding ganglioside GM2 activator: MRSPLRAALLLLGLLLGPAAARAPRPLSGFSWDNCDEGKDPAVVRSLTLEPDPIAVPGNVTISVETKTAVALSSPLKLELTVEKEVAGFWVKIPCVEQLGSCTYEDVCNTLAMLVPPGQPCPEPLRSYGLPCHCPVKAGTYTLPRSDFLLPDLELPSWLSSGHYRVHSVLSQGGQRLGCLKLAAALKGR, from the exons ATGCGTTCCCCGCTGCGGGCCGCGCTCCTGCTCCTCGGCCTGCTGctcggccccgccgccgcccgggccccgcgcccg CTCAGCGGCTTCTCCTGGGATAACTGTGACGAGGGGAAGGACCCCGCCGTGGTCAGGAGCCTGACTCTGGAGCCCGACCCCATCGCCGTGCCCGGGAACGTGACCATCAGCGTGGAGACCAAGACCGCAGTGGCCCTCAGCAGTCCCCTGAAG CTGGAGCTGACCGTGGAGAAGGAGGTGGCCGGCTTCTGGGTGAAGATCCCGTGCGTGGAGCAGCTGGGCAGCTGCACCTACGAGGACGTCTGTAACACGCTGGCCATGCTCGTGCCCCCCGGGCAGCCCTGCCCGGAGCCGCTGCGCAGCTACGGGCTCCCCTGCCACTGCCCCGTGAAAGCG GGCACCTACACGCTGCCCCGGAGCGACTTCCTGCTGCCTGACCTGGAGCTGCCCAGCTGGCTCAGCAGTGGCCACTACCGCGTGCACAGCGTGCTGAGCCAGGGCGGCCAGCGGCTGGGCTGCCTCAAGTTGGCCGCCGCCCTGAAGGGCCGCTGA
- the CCDC69 gene encoding coiled-coil domain-containing protein 69, which produces MGCARSRPSCCRPPRKRRHEDPQAAGAGAERRELGPLAGDAGEQRLPPGAREGGAPPGPGRAASPAANAPEQEPREDAPGTARQREEDESQRAPQVQRERRGSRELPGDALDGQQDALRALQASHKQEKEALARAHQKAMKALQETADGLAARLEAVQAQMRRAEEAVSSRDYKQHFQDHGGLSEFWERELESLHFVIEMRNERVHELDRRLALTEAVREKSLALEEKLGSLQQENEDLYARFRQQMAVSRQLSEDLLAARQALEQEKRLRQELQREKEELLFRVLGGQAGPSFPLAPVTPTPTRVSFLAT; this is translated from the exons ATGGGCTGCGCGCGCAGCCGGCCGAGCTGCTGCAGACCCCCCAGAAAG AGGCGGCACGAGGACCCCCAGGCCGCGGGCGCCGGGGCTGAGCGGCGGGAGCTGGGCCCCCTGGCCGGGGACGCAGGTGAGCAGCGCCTCCCCcccggggcgcgggagggcggcgCCCCCCCGGGCCCAGGACGCGCGGCCTCTCCCGCAGCCAACGCCCCCGAGCAGGAGCCCCGCGAGGACGCGCCCGGGACGGCCCGGCAGCGCGAGGAGGACGAGAGCCAGCGGGCGCCGCAG GTGCAGCGCGAGCGGCGGGGGAGCCGGGAGCTGCCCGGAGACGCCCTGGACGGGCAGCAGGACGCGCTGCGAG ccctgcaggcctCGCACAAGCAGGAGAAGGAGGCCCTGGCCCGGGCCCACCAGAAGGCCATGAAGGCTCTGCAG GAGACCGCAGACGGCCTGGCCGCACGGCTGGAGGCCGTCCAGGCCCAGATGAGGCGGGCGGAGGAGGCGGTCTCGAGCCGAGACTATAAACAGCACTTCCAG GACCACGGCGGCCTCAGCGAGTTCTGGGAGCGGGAGCTGGAGAGTTTGCACTTCGTCATCGAGATGCGGAATGAGCGTGTGCACGAGCTGGACCGGAGGCTGGCGCTCACGGAGGCCGTG CGAGAGAAGAGCCTGGCCCTGGAGGAGAAGCTCGGCTCCCTGCAGCAGGAGAACGAGGACCTGTACGCCCGCTTCCGCCAGCAGATGGCCGTCTCCCG gcAGCTGTCCGAGGACCTGCTGGCCGCCCGCCAGGCCCTGGAGCAGGAGAAGCGGCTGCGGCAGGAGCTGCAGCGGGAGAAGGAGGAGCTGCTCTTCCGGGTCCTGGGCGGCCAGGCCGGGCCGTCCTTCCCCCTGGCCCCCGTCACCCCCACGCCCACACGGGTCTCCTTCCTGGCCACCTAG
- the LOC101559061 gene encoding proton-coupled amino acid transporter 2, which yields MSGSSGRPQGAGTLSLDLVGPTASSEKQQQPEDAGCGDASACEQGGAGKTQGITEFQALVHLVKGNVGTGILGLPLAMKNSGVLVGPISLLAMGFVATYCMHILVRCAQHLCRRLNKPFLDYGETVRYSLEASPNAWLRRHAHWGRRTIIFFLVVTQLGFCCVYIVFLADNLKQVVEVANSTTADCGAGHAAEPVPTMDSRLYMLGLLPALGLLAMFRNLRVLTVLSLLANASMLVSLAILTQYIVQDIPDPGRLPLGSSWRTYPLFFGTAVFSFESIGMVLPLENKMKDARRFPIILSLGMALVTVLYTLVAVLGYLRFGDEIEASITLNLPNCWLYQSVRVLFVLGILCSYALQLYVPAEIIVPWALARVPERWALPLDLAVRLAMVGLTGVLAVLIPRLDLVLALVGSVSSSALALIIPPLLEVATFSSEGLSPLTLAKDALISLLGLLGFAVGTYQALDELLRPEVPSANSTALVH from the exons ATGTCCGGGAGCAgcgggaggccccagggtgcCGGCACCCTCAGCCTGGACCTCGTGGGCCCCACGGCCAGCAgcgagaagcagcagcagccagaGGACGCGGGCTGTGGGGACGCCAGCGCCTGTGAGCAGGGGGGCGCGGGGAAGACCCAGGGAATCAC AGAGTTCCAGGCCTTGGTGCACCTGGTGAAAGGCAACGTGGGCACCGGGATCCTGGGGCTGCCCCTGGCCATGAAGAACTCGGGCGTGCTG GTGGGCCCCATCAGCCTGCTGGCCATGGGCTTTGTGGCTACCTACTGCATGCATATCCTGGTCAGGTGTGCCCAGCACCTGTGCCGCAG ACTCAACAAGCCCTTCCTGGACTACGGGGAGACAGTGAGGTACAGCCTGGAGGCCAGCCCCAACGCCTGGCTGCGCAGACATGCACACTGGGGCAG GCGCACGATCATCTTCTTCCTGGTGGTCACCCAGCTGGGCTTCTGCTGTGTGTACATCGTGTTTCTGGCCGACAACCTGAAGCAG GTCGTGGAGGTGGCCAACAGCACAACGGCTGACTGCGGGGCCgggcacgcggccgagccggtgCCCACCATGGACTCGCGCCTCTACATGCTGGGCCTGCTGCCGGCCCTGGGCCTGCTGGCGATGTTCCGGAACCTGCGCGTGCTGACCGTGCTCTCGCTGCTGGCCAATGCCAGCATGCTGGTCAGCCTGGCCATCTTGACCCAGTACATCGTGCAG GACATCCCTGACCCCGGCCGGCTGCCGCTGGGGTCCAGCTGGAGGACGTACCCGCTCTTCTTCGGCACGGCTGTGTTCTCCTTCGAGAGCATTGGCATG GTGCTGCCCCTGGAGAACAAGATGAAGGACGCCCGCCGCTTCCCGATCATCCTGTCGCTGGGCATGGCCCTGGTCACTGTCCTCTACACACTGGTGGCCGTGCTGGGCTACCTGCGCTTCGGGGATGAGATCGAGGCCAGCATCACCCTGAACCTGCCTAACTGCtg GCTGTACCAGTCTGTGCGTGTCCTCTTCGTCCTGGGCATTCTCTGCTCCTACGCGCTGCAGCTCTACGTCCCCGCCGAGATCATCGTCCCCTGGGCGCTGGCCCGGGTGCCGGAGCGCTGGGCCCTGCCACTGGACCTGGCCGTCCGCCTGGCCATGGTGGGCCTGACGG GCGTCCTGGCCGTCCTCATCCCCCGCCTGGACCTGGTCCTGGCCCTGGTGGGCTCGGTGAGCAGCAGCGCGCTGGCCCTCATCATCCCGCCCCTGCTGGAGGTGGCCACCTTCTCCTCGGAGGGCCTGAGCCCCCTCACCCTCGCCAAGGACGCGCTCATCagcctcctgggcctcctgggctTTGCGGTGGGCACCTACCAGGCGCTGGACGAGCTCCTCCGGCCGGAAGTCCCCTCCGCCAACTCCACCGCCCTGGTGCACTGA